In one Solanum lycopersicum chromosome 11, SLM_r2.1 genomic region, the following are encoded:
- the LOC101254557 gene encoding uncharacterized protein, with translation MAKKSRGNPSIKHTKTSKKKEEKPHSWAVVRSLFTCKHLQVITRPDHSQQQVILKEEKNSKVQHEGENNKCKKLKCSGSICSNTKVMHRSEPSPSPPKGRKLNGTSSFSSASSSSLLSTTSPATSSSIRGMPFRKLSGCYECRMVVDPIARDPSLRSNICGECGHIFMKLENLELHQAVRHAVSELGPEDTSRNIVEIIFQSSWLNKKTPVCKIDRILKIHNTPTTISRFEEYREAIKVKATNLVKKHPRCIADGNELLRFHCTTFMCSLGLNGSSNLCTSIPNCNVCNLIKNGFKLSTTTQHGTKKGILTTATSGKAHDNARVVEEEMVEEEEKRAMLVCRVIAGRVKKNLDGNNNNNNNSNNLEEYDSIGGAAGLYSNLDELYVFNPKAILPCFVVIYKSF, from the exons atggcCAAAAAAAGCAGAGGAAATCCCAGTATCAAACACACCAAAAccagtaaaaaaaaagaagaaaaaccaCATTCATGGGCAGTTGTAAGAAGCCTATTTACTTGTAAACATCTACAAGTGATTACAAGACCAGATCATAGCCAACAACAAGTAATactaaaagaagagaaaaattcaaaagttcaaCATGAAGGTGAAAACAACAAGTGCAAGAAATTGAAGTGTTCTGGCTCTATATGTAGCAACACAAAGGTCATGCATAGGTCTGAGCCATCGCCATCGCCTCCCAAAGGGCGTAAATTAAATGGCACTAGTAGTTTTTCTTCTGCTTCTTCGTCTTCATTACTCTCAACTACTTCACCAGCTACATCGTCCTCGATTAGAGGAATGCCATTTAGGAAACTTTCAGGTTGTTATGAGTGTAGAATGGTTGTTGATCCAATAGCTAGGGATCCTTCTTTGAGATCAAATATTTGTGGTGAATGTGGACACatttttatgaaacttgaaaatttggaACTTCATCAAGCTGTTAGACATGCTG TATCTGAATTAGGTCCAGAGGACACAAGTAGAAACATAGTGGAAATCATATTTCAATCAAGTTGGTTAAACAAAAAGACCCCAGTATGCAAGATAGACAGAATCTTGAAAATCCACAATactccaacaacaatttcaagATTTGAGGAATATAGAGAGGCTATTAAGGTTAAGGCAACTAACCTTGTCAAGAAACACCCACGTTGTATTGCTGATGGGAATGAATTATTAAGGTTCCATTGCACAACATTCATGTGTTCACTTGGCCTAAATGGTTCCTCAAATTTGTGCACTAGTATACCTAATTGTAATGTATGCAATCTCATCAAAAATGGATTCAAGCTCTCTACTACTACTCAGCATGGCACAAAGAAAG GTATATTGACGACCGCGACGAGCGGGAAGGCGCATGACAACGCAAGAGTTGTGGAGGAGGAGATggtggaggaggaggagaagaggGCAATGTTAGTTTGCAGGGTAATTGCAGGAAGAGTGAAGAAAAATTTGgatggaaataataataataataacaatagtaataatttgGAGGAATATGATTCTATTGGTGGAGCTGCTGGACTTTATTCCAATTTGGATGAGTTGTATGTGTTTAATCCTAAGGCTATATTGCCTTGTTTTGTTGTAATTTACAAAAGTTTCTAG
- the LOC112940373 gene encoding uncharacterized protein: protein MPSRHFCIKRMEPLEEVHYWYRKEAYLLTYKHKLQPVRGSQFWKVDPAQAMEPPEMVKLVGRPKMKRNRETDEASLRKGAWKQSRKGTLMRCNKCGDFNHNAKGCYKDHEEGESSHEINKKASSQESRSRAGKNSTCSATIVYEIEASPQHFQTQHSTAYGPEIGNEEDPTLRPMVISETETRMEKRSRIFEGIRSRKIVFKGDARGISTPLDLPYSPKKTTWKGKKAVTTGQLQAEVKKKRVKQMAMKGKQPVDTNDDLV from the exons ATGCCATCAAGGCACTTTTGCATAAAAAGAATGGAACCATTGGAAGAGGTTCATTACTGGTACAGAAAAGAGGCTTATTTGTTAACATACAAGCACAAGTTGCAACCAGTTAGGGGTTCTCAATTCTGGAAAGTCGACCCTGCTCAAGCAATGGAACCTCCAGAAATGGTAAAACTTGTTGGCAGACCCAAGATGAAAAGAAATAGAGAAACTGATGAGGCAAGTTTGAGAAAAGGAGCATGGAAGCAGTCAAGAAAAGGAACTCTAATGAGATGCAACAAGTGTGGTGATTTCAATCACAATGCTAAGGGATGTTATAAG gaCCACGAAGAAGGTGAGAGTTCACAcgaaataaataagaaagcaAGCAGTCAAGAGTCGAGGAGTCGAGCAGGAAAAAACTCTACATGTAGTGCCACTATAGTGTATGAGATAGAAGCTTCACCCCAACATTTTCAGACGCAACACTCTACTGCATATGGTCCTGAGATCGGGAATGAAGAAGATCCAACACTACGACCAATGGTAATTTCTGAGACAGAAACAAGGATGGAAAAGAGGTCTCGAATATTTGAAGGAATAAGAAGCAGGAAGATTGTTTTTAAAGGAGATGCAAGAGGAATCTCGACCCCTTTGGATCTACCATATTCACCAAAGAAGACTACTTGGAAGGGAAAGAAAGCAGTCACGACTGGTCAGTTACAAGCTGaagtaaagaagaaaagagtGAAGCAAATGGCAATGAAGGGCAAACAACCCGTGGATACTAATGATGATCTAGTTTAG